From Halococcus salsus, one genomic window encodes:
- a CDS encoding HIT family protein: MDQVFAPWRIEWVERDEESAGCAFCELPERDDDREARVVARSEHAFCLLNNAPYNPGHAMVIPYRHTGDYAALDEAELLDHSRLVQRTIRAVEAGLDPDGLNTGMNLGDAAGGSIGDHCHTHVVPRWAGDTNFMPVTSDTKVIVEAIDDTYGHLRAAFADQDGTTDRGTDEAVVVETETP; encoded by the coding sequence ATGGACCAGGTGTTCGCGCCGTGGCGCATCGAGTGGGTCGAACGCGACGAGGAGTCCGCGGGCTGTGCGTTCTGTGAACTCCCGGAGCGCGACGACGACCGCGAGGCGCGGGTCGTCGCCCGGAGCGAGCACGCGTTCTGTCTCCTCAACAACGCACCCTACAACCCGGGGCACGCGATGGTTATCCCCTACCGCCACACCGGCGACTACGCGGCCCTCGACGAGGCCGAACTCCTCGACCACTCGCGACTCGTGCAGCGGACGATCCGCGCGGTCGAAGCGGGGCTCGACCCCGACGGACTGAACACCGGGATGAACCTCGGGGATGCCGCCGGTGGGTCGATCGGCGACCACTGTCACACCCACGTCGTCCCGCGGTGGGCGGGCGACACCAACTTCATGCCGGTGACGAGCGACACGAAGGTCATCGTCGAGGCGATCGACGACACCTACGGCCACCTCCGGGCGGCCTTCGCGGACCAGGACGGGACGACCGACCGGGGAACGGACGAGGCGGTCGTCGTCGAGACCGAGACACCCTGA
- a CDS encoding cation diffusion facilitator family transporter yields the protein MERAAAVRRIGLVVLGANVVLAAAKGWVWLDTGSLAVGSEAVNSLIDAAYATVVLAGLYLTTQPPDSQHPHGHERIEPFVALAIALAIFLTGGTILWDSVTAIVSGATTATESPAALVVLAAAALVKFGLYRYCLAAGRTHDSPALTATALDNRNDILTASAAFVGVLGARFGFPILDPVAAAMVSVGILITGVEVVRDNVPYLIGGAPSDELQSTIIRRALAHPDVEGAHDVIAHYVGPEIDVSLHIEVEGDRTLSEAHDIESAVVASIRALDAVDDVFVHVDPKELGEWKVDPETDRLVHGADTRPTNGDDPTPDGVRE from the coding sequence ATGGAGCGTGCGGCGGCGGTCAGGCGGATCGGGCTGGTGGTGCTGGGGGCGAACGTCGTCCTCGCCGCCGCGAAGGGCTGGGTCTGGCTCGACACCGGCAGCCTCGCGGTCGGCTCCGAGGCCGTCAACAGCCTCATCGACGCCGCCTACGCCACCGTCGTGCTCGCCGGACTCTACCTCACCACCCAACCGCCCGACAGCCAGCACCCCCACGGCCACGAGCGGATCGAGCCGTTCGTCGCGCTCGCGATCGCGCTCGCGATCTTCCTGACCGGCGGGACGATCCTCTGGGACTCGGTGACGGCCATCGTTTCGGGTGCGACGACGGCCACCGAGAGCCCCGCCGCGCTCGTGGTGCTCGCCGCCGCCGCCCTCGTCAAGTTCGGGCTCTACCGGTACTGCCTCGCGGCGGGCCGAACCCACGACTCGCCCGCGCTGACCGCGACCGCGCTCGACAACCGCAACGACATCCTCACCGCGAGCGCGGCGTTCGTCGGGGTCCTCGGGGCTCGCTTTGGCTTCCCGATCCTCGACCCGGTCGCCGCCGCCATGGTCTCGGTGGGGATCCTCATCACCGGCGTCGAGGTCGTTCGGGACAACGTCCCGTACCTCATCGGCGGGGCACCCTCGGACGAACTCCAGAGTACGATCATCCGGCGCGCGCTCGCCCACCCCGACGTCGAGGGGGCCCACGACGTCATCGCCCACTACGTCGGCCCGGAGATCGACGTCAGCCTCCACATCGAGGTCGAGGGCGACCGCACCCTCTCGGAGGCCCACGACATCGAGAGCGCGGTCGTGGCGTCGATCCGGGCGCTCGACGCGGTCGACGACGTCTTCGTCCACGTCGACCCGAAGGAGCTCGGCGAGTGGAAGGTCGACCCCGAGACCGATCGCCTCGTCCACGGGGCCGACACGCGACCCACGAACGGCGACGACCCGACCCCCGACGGCGTTCGCGAGTAG
- a CDS encoding 30S ribosomal protein S19e, protein MATLYDVPADALIEALADRLADEVEQPDWARFTKTGTGRELPPEQDDFWATRAGSLLRRVAVDGEVGVDRLTTAYGGSKGGSNRYQVAPARATEGSGKIIRTILQQLETAGYVETAEGEGRRVTAEGRSLLDETAGDVLSDLDRPELERYA, encoded by the coding sequence ATGGCAACTCTCTACGACGTTCCGGCGGACGCGCTGATCGAGGCGCTCGCCGACCGGCTCGCGGACGAGGTCGAACAGCCCGACTGGGCGCGCTTCACGAAGACCGGCACGGGCCGCGAACTCCCGCCCGAACAGGACGACTTCTGGGCGACCCGCGCGGGGAGCCTCCTCCGTCGGGTCGCGGTCGACGGCGAGGTCGGTGTCGACCGACTCACCACCGCCTACGGCGGCTCGAAGGGCGGTTCGAACCGCTACCAGGTCGCGCCCGCCCGGGCGACCGAGGGGAGCGGCAAGATCATCCGAACCATCCTCCAGCAGCTCGAAACGGCCGGCTACGTCGAGACCGCCGAGGGCGAGGGTCGACGCGTCACCGCCGAGGGCCGAAGCCTCCTCGACGAGACCGCGGGCGACGTGCTTTCCGACCTCGACCGGCCGGAACTCGAACGCTACGCCTGA
- a CDS encoding twin-arginine translocation signal domain-containing protein, producing the protein MSNEAAFQFDGTGSDDESTEPTTFFTRRHLMKGTAGAIGVAALAGLGLWYGTQPSLAASTFEENGEGVVPVTTNAGEVTDVTVAPVFALDWANFGGGVSGFDFDLVADVGGATHTVYSETGVVDASASAISLFDADDMSNYDGTATVTCAPLSIIDGTDITTSDFPTDVAQGASQSQDVTLRLTSSGTTNIGGTSVDAAEATISFTVEVTNPDGTVTAEITSSNAEASAADDEGTTAV; encoded by the coding sequence ATGAGCAACGAAGCAGCATTTCAGTTCGATGGCACCGGATCCGACGACGAATCGACCGAACCGACGACGTTCTTCACCCGCCGACACCTGATGAAGGGGACGGCTGGGGCGATCGGTGTGGCCGCGCTCGCCGGACTCGGGCTCTGGTACGGAACCCAGCCCTCGCTCGCGGCGAGCACCTTCGAGGAGAACGGTGAGGGTGTCGTCCCCGTGACGACCAACGCCGGCGAGGTGACGGACGTCACCGTCGCCCCGGTGTTCGCCCTCGACTGGGCCAACTTCGGTGGCGGTGTCTCCGGCTTCGACTTCGACCTCGTGGCCGACGTCGGGGGCGCGACTCACACCGTCTACTCCGAGACGGGCGTCGTAGACGCGAGCGCAAGCGCCATCAGCTTGTTCGACGCCGACGACATGAGCAACTACGACGGGACGGCGACCGTGACGTGTGCGCCGCTCTCGATCATTGACGGCACGGACATCACGACCAGCGATTTCCCGACGGACGTCGCGCAGGGTGCTTCCCAGAGCCAGGACGTCACGCTGCGGCTCACCTCGTCCGGGACGACGAACATCGGCGGGACGTCCGTCGACGCGGCCGAGGCCACCATCTCGTTCACCGTCGAGGTCACGAACCCCGACGGCACCGTCACCGCGGAGATAACCTCCTCGAACGCCGAGGCGAGCGCCGCCGACGACGAAGGAACCACCGCAGTCTAA
- a CDS encoding CDP-2,3-bis-(O-geranylgeranyl)-sn-glycerol synthase — translation MSLVETIVVAIWAMGPAYVPNNAAVLAGGGRPIDGGRTLGGARLLGDGKTWRGTAVGTLAGAVVALVLNALAPTVAGATGFSIPTFPPLVMVALPFGAMVGDIAASGLKRRTGRERGAAFPGLDQYDFVVGSLVFAALAALDWFAATFTPPVLVVVLVLTPLLHLGTNFIAYRAGLKSEPW, via the coding sequence GTGAGCCTCGTCGAGACCATCGTCGTCGCCATCTGGGCTATGGGGCCGGCCTACGTCCCGAACAACGCCGCGGTCCTCGCCGGCGGCGGCCGACCGATCGACGGCGGCCGCACCCTCGGTGGGGCCCGACTCCTCGGCGACGGCAAGACCTGGCGGGGTACCGCCGTCGGCACCCTCGCCGGCGCGGTGGTCGCGCTCGTCCTCAACGCCCTCGCGCCGACGGTCGCGGGCGCGACCGGGTTCTCGATACCGACGTTCCCGCCGTTGGTGATGGTCGCGCTCCCGTTCGGCGCGATGGTCGGCGACATCGCCGCGTCGGGGCTCAAACGCCGCACGGGACGCGAACGCGGCGCGGCCTTTCCCGGCCTCGACCAGTACGACTTCGTGGTCGGCAGCCTCGTGTTCGCCGCGCTCGCCGCGCTCGATTGGTTCGCGGCGACGTTCACCCCGCCGGTACTCGTCGTCGTGCTCGTCCTCACCCCGCTGCTCCACCTCGGCACCAACTTCATCGCCTACCGTGCCGGACTCAAGAGCGAACCCTGGTGA